Part of the Campylobacter suis genome, TTCTTTGTTGTCATATATCACAGCATAGCCATCAAGGGCTGAGTTGTCAAATGCTGGTAGATTTTTTATAGCTAAGATATCATCTGCCAAAATTTCACCCACAGCTACTTCTATCGGGACGATTTTACTAGCTTTTATGTTAAAATTTTGCCTTAAAATTTCTTTTGCTTGCTCAAATTCTACTTTCATTCGCTAAGCCTTGTTATATCAGCACCAAGTGCTTTAAATTTAAGCTCTAAATTCTCATATCCGCGGTCAAGATGATAGATCCTATGAACCCTTGTTACACCTTTTGCTACAAGTGCAGCCAAAACAAGTGCAGAGCTAGCTCTTAGGTCTGTTGCCATAACATCAGTTGCGTTTAGCTCTAAACCTCCTTGGATGTGCGCTATATGTCCATTTAGCCCAATATCAGCGCCCATGCGGCTAAGCTCGCTTACATGCATAAAGCGATTTTCAAAAAGTCTCTCATCTATCGTGCTTACGCCTTGTGCTGTTAGGGCAAGTGCCATAAATTGAGCCTGTGCATCAGTCGGAAAGCCTGGATATTCGGTTGTTACGATGTCGCAAGGCTTTACTTTTTTTGCTGGTAAGATAATTATCTTATCTTCTAAAATTTCAAAGCCAAAACCCATTTGCTCTAGCTTAGTTAATATCGCAACTAAGTGGGCTGGATTTGATTTTGTGATAGTTATTTTTGAGTTTGTGATAGCTCCAGCGCAAAGATATGTTGCAGCCTCAATACGGTCTGGTATCACGGCAAAGTCAGCTATATTAAGCAAAGATTTTGCACTTCCTTTTATGACAAGTTCATCTGTTGCAACACCAGTTATCTCTACCCCAGCCGCAGCTAAAATTTCACACAACTGAACGACTTCTGGCTCTTTTGCGACATTTATAAGATGTGTTGTTCCTTTTGCCAGGGCTGCTGCCATTATAATGTTTTCACTTCCAGTTACAGTTATCTTGTCAAAAACTATACGAGCACCCTTTAGCCCATCTGGCGCCGTTGCTATGACATAGCCGTCTTTTATCTCGATATTTGCGCCCATTTTCTCAAGTGCACTAAGATGCAGGTCTATGGGACGCTGACCTATCGCACATCCACCAGGAAGACTTACCTCACAATGTCCAAACCGCGCTAGAAGCGGACCTAAAACAAGTATAGAGGCTCTCATCTTTCTTACGATGTCATAGTTTGCCTTTGTTGAATGTATGGCATTTGTATTTATTTTTAGTGAATTTGGAGTAAGAAATTCGCACTTTGCGCCCAAATTTGTAAGTAATTGAACGAGTGTTTTTATATCAGCAACATTTGGGATATTATCCAAAACAACTGTATTTTTTGCCAGTAAAGTTAGTGCTATAAGTGGTAAAGTAGCGTTTTTTGCGCCACTTATAGCAACTTCACCACTAAGCTTTGCTCCACCTTTTATTTGTAAATAATCCATCTTTAGCCTTATTAAAATTTTAAAGATTATACACATTTTTTGCTTAGATTTGCTTTTGTTTAATATTAACTTTGCTACAATAGCGCAAAACCAACAATCGGAATTCCAATGAAAAATTTAATGTTTATTTCAGTTTTAGCAGCTTTTTTGCTTACAGGTTGCTCGTTTTTTAATGCTCCAAAACCAAATGCGGATGAGACTAATGCTACTAAAATTTATCAAGAAAAGCCTGTTTTAGGAGATTTTGATAGCAAAGAGCCAAATGCTGCGAAAAAGATGATTTTAAATACAAACGATAAATTTTTACTTTCAAAATATGTAGGAAAAAAGACTGGTTACGACTGTTCAAGCTTTGTCTCTATTGTTAATAAAGACCACTTGAATTTATACTACACCGAAAAAGATGTGATGAAGTTTTATGATGCAAGCGGAAGAAAGTCAAAAGCGATTTTTAACCTTTATGAGAGTAAAAAGCTAATAAATTTTGATATGCCAACAGCTGGCGATTTGGTATTTTTTGCAAATACGATAGGAAGTGGAGTTAAGAAGAACAAAGATAAAAAAAATATCACACACATGGGCATAGTGACTCAAGTTTTTGATGATGAAACTATAGAATTTGTCCACTATACAAAGGGTAAAATCTATCGTGATTATATGAATTTAGCAAAGAAAGACACTCATAAGGAGAGCGATAAAAACATAAATAGCTATGTTGTAAAGTGCAAAAAAAATAAAGTAACTTGTCTAGCGTCGCATAGATTTGCAGGATATGGCAAGGTAAATCAAGATAAAATGACTAAAAATAGGGATTAAAATGCACTTTTTTGATGAAATTTGGGATATTATAAATGAGAGTGAAAAAGAGATAAAATTTCTTAAATTTGATGACTTTTATGCAAAATTTAAAACAACAAAAGAGCAAAATTTTACTAGAGACAGCAAGGCAAAGCCACTCGCTAGACCGTGCTATGAGAAATTTTGCAAAGTTATAGCCATGAAAGATATAAATAAGAAAATACCGTCCCATCAAAAACAGCTAAATTTCTTACACAATGTCGCACATATCGAGTTTTCTGCTATCGACATTGCCCTTGATGCAGTATATAGATTTGAAAATTTGCCTTATGATTATTATGCTGATTGGCTTGAGGTGGCACAAGATGAGATACGCCATTTTAAGATGATAGAAAAACTTTTAGGAGAATACGGCGCAAAATACGGCGACTTTGAGGTTCATGACGGACTTTTTGTGGCTCTTTGTAAAACCCAAGATAGCTTAAAAAAGCGCATGGCTCTTTTGCCAAGATATATGGAGGCAAATGGACTCGATGCAAATACTCATATAATTAAAAAGCTAAGTCAAGAGGCTGGAAATGAAAAAATTTTAGAAGCACTAAATGTCATTTTGGCTGAAGAGGTTAGTCATGTCAGCAAGGGCGATCGATGGTTTAGATATGCTTGTGAGCTTGAAGGCGCAAGCACTGATGAATATATAAATATCGTTCGAGAGCTTTATCCTAATGCCTTTGCTAGTGCTAGAGAGCTAAATGAAGAGGCAAGGCTTAAGGCGGGCTTTAGTGTGGCAGAGCTTGAGGCTATAAAGTCTGTGGCAAGGGGGAGAAATGGGTAAAATTTACTTTATGCGGCATGCAAAAGCCGAGGAGAAAAAAGATAGCAAAAAAGACTTTACTCGCGAGCTTAGCGACCGTGGTAAAGAGGATCTAAAGCTTATGACAAAGGTTTTAAAAGAGCTTAAGGTAGGCGTGGATGCAGTTTTTTACAGCGAAGCAACAAGGTGTGAACAGAGTGCAAAAAAACTTTGTGAGATGATGAAATTTAAAAAAAAGCCAAAGAGTGTAAAAAGCTTTTATAATGCTGGAAGTGATGAAATTTTGGAGTTTGTGCGAAGTCTTGATGATGGATTAAATGAAATTTTTATCATAGCTCACAACCCAGCTATAACGGAAATTTGTGAGTTTTTAAGCGACTCAGTGATTGGCAATATCCCAACAAGCGGTATTTTTGCACTTGAGTTTGAGCAAGCATACAAAGAAGCAAATGAGGGCTGTGCGAAAATTTTATTTTTTGAGTATCCTAAAAAATATAAAAAATGAGCAACTTAGAAATTTTTAAGATAGGTATTGGTCCAAGTTCATCTCATACTCTTGGACCTCTTGTTGCGGCAAATAAATTTTGTGAAAATTTAGATCCTTATCTTGATAAACTTTCTCATATAAAAGTTCAGCTTTTTGGCTCGCTTTCACTAACTGGAAGAGGGCATTTAAGTGATAAGGCTGTTATATGGGGGCTTTGTGGATTAAGTGCAAGTGAGTTAAATGCAAATTTACAAGAAGAGATCATAAGCTTAGCCTTAAAGCAAAATATAATAAAAATTTGCGGTAAAAAACAGATAAGCTTTAACTATGATAACGATATTATTTTTGAAGATAAATTTCTAAAACTACATGAAAATGGACTTGTTTTTAGTGCTTTTGATAATCAAAGTGAAATTTTAAAGCAGACATTTTACTCTGTTGGTGGCGGCTTTGTAATGAGTGAAGTAGAGCTTAAAAGTTATCTTTTTAGAAAAGAAGAGGTTACAAAAAACGACTTAGCCTTAATGCAGGTAAATAACGCTGCTGATGCTGTGAAAATTTGCGAACAAAATGGTTGGGACTTAGCCGAACTTTCTTTAAACTATGAGCTTCAGTTTCACTCGCTAGATACCATAAAAAGCTACTGCTCTAAAATTTGGGAAACCATGCAAGGCGTCTATGCCTCTGGAATAAATCCAAAAGATCCAAATTTGCCAGGGGTATTAAACTTGCACCGACGCGCCAAAGGACTTTATGCACGACTTTACGCAAATGATGAACCTATGGCTATAATAGACTATATCTCGCTTTATGCCA contains:
- the murA gene encoding UDP-N-acetylglucosamine 1-carboxyvinyltransferase gives rise to the protein MDYLQIKGGAKLSGEVAISGAKNATLPLIALTLLAKNTVVLDNIPNVADIKTLVQLLTNLGAKCEFLTPNSLKINTNAIHSTKANYDIVRKMRASILVLGPLLARFGHCEVSLPGGCAIGQRPIDLHLSALEKMGANIEIKDGYVIATAPDGLKGARIVFDKITVTGSENIIMAAALAKGTTHLINVAKEPEVVQLCEILAAAGVEITGVATDELVIKGSAKSLLNIADFAVIPDRIEAATYLCAGAITNSKITITKSNPAHLVAILTKLEQMGFGFEILEDKIIILPAKKVKPCDIVTTEYPGFPTDAQAQFMALALTAQGVSTIDERLFENRFMHVSELSRMGADIGLNGHIAHIQGGLELNATDVMATDLRASSALVLAALVAKGVTRVHRIYHLDRGYENLELKFKALGADITRLSE
- a CDS encoding NlpC/P60 family protein, translating into MKNLMFISVLAAFLLTGCSFFNAPKPNADETNATKIYQEKPVLGDFDSKEPNAAKKMILNTNDKFLLSKYVGKKTGYDCSSFVSIVNKDHLNLYYTEKDVMKFYDASGRKSKAIFNLYESKKLINFDMPTAGDLVFFANTIGSGVKKNKDKKNITHMGIVTQVFDDETIEFVHYTKGKIYRDYMNLAKKDTHKESDKNINSYVVKCKKNKVTCLASHRFAGYGKVNQDKMTKNRD
- a CDS encoding ferritin-like domain-containing protein: MHFFDEIWDIINESEKEIKFLKFDDFYAKFKTTKEQNFTRDSKAKPLARPCYEKFCKVIAMKDINKKIPSHQKQLNFLHNVAHIEFSAIDIALDAVYRFENLPYDYYADWLEVAQDEIRHFKMIEKLLGEYGAKYGDFEVHDGLFVALCKTQDSLKKRMALLPRYMEANGLDANTHIIKKLSQEAGNEKILEALNVILAEEVSHVSKGDRWFRYACELEGASTDEYINIVRELYPNAFASARELNEEARLKAGFSVAELEAIKSVARGRNG
- a CDS encoding SixA phosphatase family protein, translating into MGKIYFMRHAKAEEKKDSKKDFTRELSDRGKEDLKLMTKVLKELKVGVDAVFYSEATRCEQSAKKLCEMMKFKKKPKSVKSFYNAGSDEILEFVRSLDDGLNEIFIIAHNPAITEICEFLSDSVIGNIPTSGIFALEFEQAYKEANEGCAKILFFEYPKKYKK
- a CDS encoding L-serine ammonia-lyase — translated: MSNLEIFKIGIGPSSSHTLGPLVAANKFCENLDPYLDKLSHIKVQLFGSLSLTGRGHLSDKAVIWGLCGLSASELNANLQEEIISLALKQNIIKICGKKQISFNYDNDIIFEDKFLKLHENGLVFSAFDNQSEILKQTFYSVGGGFVMSEVELKSYLFRKEEVTKNDLALMQVNNAADAVKICEQNGWDLAELSLNYELQFHSLDTIKSYCSKIWETMQGVYASGINPKDPNLPGVLNLHRRAKGLYARLYANDEPMAIIDYISLYAIAIAEENASGAKVVTAPTNGACAVIPAVMLYLKNHTQIFSEEKAVKFLLTAMMIGSFYKKNASISGAEAGCQAEVGSASSMAAGAMATIYGANASVACGAAEIAMEHHLGLTCDPVGGLVQIPCIERNAFGAIKAIAAARMAIIRKSTPRVGLDEVIKTMYETGKDMNSKYKETALGGLAINVGSVC